GTTTATCTGCAAACGATTCATAAAAATTAGCCCACTTGAATCGAACATCATTTTTAGGTGAGTCTCCAAATCGTTCTTTCCAGTATGGAGCATTGGCAAATTTGCTGTAATCTTGTTGAGCACTCTTAAACGTAAAATCGAGAAGAGCTTTATTCATCCAGCTTGTATTATCGATACGCCAGACAGTTGTACGGTTGGTGTAAAAGTACCACTGCTTTGGCTCATCAAACTTTTCTAACCAGTCAACCTGAACTGTCTGTCCATCGTTTAAATTACTAGTGATCGTGCCGACGGCTTTAACCGCCATGACAGAAACCATATGTCCACGGTTATCAAATGGAAGTTCGTATTTACGTGTAAAAGCAGACTTAATGACGATTTTCTCGCCCTTTTGCATAGACCTAACTTGATCTAGGTATTTGTCACTATATCCATTCTTCCAAATACCTTGCTCAATAAAGTTATCGAGCTGGTCATCATCGCCGTAAGTTGCACCAACAAACCAAGCAGTATCAATTTGACCTTGTATTAGCTTTTCGTTGTTTTTATTGTCTATCACGAGATCCTATCCTTGTTTCGTTTTTAGTGCAGAGTAAAGGGTACATTGCTTTATACTATAACTCTGTACAATGTAATTTAGTTATATTTCAAATTCTTGTAAGCTATCTTACTCATTCAAATACAACTCAGCCATACCATCCAGTTTACTTTTTACTTCCTTCCAGTGTGGCATGACGCTCGTTAACAAGCGCCAGAAACGCTCACTGTGATTATGTTCTGCGATATGGCAAAGCTCATGCAGAATCACATAATCAATACACTCTTTGGGTGCTTTGATTAAGTGAGGGTTGAGCATCAAGTTACCTTTTGCTGAACAGCTACCCCATTGCTTCGCCATGGGAAGAACACGGAAGCTAGGTATTCCGTCAACCCAGGTCGCTTGTGGAAGCAGCTCCGCAAGACGTTCATGAAAAACACGTTCGGCACGAACTTTGTACCAGTTCCTTACCAAGGCTCGAACCATGGCCGTCTTGTCATCATTAAAACGAGTTAAGGTTACCAAGAGCTTACCTCGATTCATCTTTACCGAAGGTAAAGCCTCAATGTCTTCCACAACTTTAAGTACATATCTGCGCCCTAGGTAAAACTGCATTTCACCGCTGACATAGTGTTTAGGCTGAACATACTCTAAGTGCGCTCGAAACTCCTTGAGTGCGTCATAGATCCATTTGGCACGCTTCATTACCGCTTCATGAATATCTCCACGTTCGGTATCTTCTGGTGCGGTAATTGCCACTTCACAGTTAGGGTGAACTTTGATGGTTATCTTTCGCTTTTGGCCTTCTGTGACGGGCTTGCGAACGACTTCGTAGGTAACAGCCTCATCACCATAGATGAAGCTGTATTCCTCTTTATTGCCTTCATTTGAACTTACCGAAGTCATTAATGATGACCTGCCACACCCAGACGAGTGATTTGGATAATATCGGTAATAACCACCTTAGCTGTGTCCATACCGACAGCCTTAAAAAGCACAGGTAATAACTTACGACGAATATGGTTTTCAATCTCTTGTGGGTTAATTGAAAATTCAGCAACAGATGCCGTCACCACCTCATCGATTTGCATTGCATAATCGAAGCGTTCATCTTCACTTAGCGCATTGCTATCGGCTAGGTTTTTCAGGAATAACCCGTAGTAAGCTTGGACGTGACGTTTGATTTTTGGATCAAGTTCGGAGAAGCGGTCAATAGGCATACCTTCGACATTTCGCTCTTTAACTTGCTCTTCAAAATCAGCAAACAACAAGTATTGCTTCACTGGAGCATCAAACATCTCTTTAGCTTGTTCAATGGCTTGTTTTAGCAATTTAGAAAAGTATTCCTGAGCATATGGGTCATCAGCAAGATCCTGATCTATCATCTTAGTGACACGACCAGTGATAGCATCTTTTTTGTTACGAGCTTCATCGTCAGTCAT
The Vibrio sp. CB1-14 DNA segment above includes these coding regions:
- a CDS encoding M48 family metallopeptidase, producing MTSVSSNEGNKEEYSFIYGDEAVTYEVVRKPVTEGQKRKITIKVHPNCEVAITAPEDTERGDIHEAVMKRAKWIYDALKEFRAHLEYVQPKHYVSGEMQFYLGRRYVLKVVEDIEALPSVKMNRGKLLVTLTRFNDDKTAMVRALVRNWYKVRAERVFHERLAELLPQATWVDGIPSFRVLPMAKQWGSCSAKGNLMLNPHLIKAPKECIDYVILHELCHIAEHNHSERFWRLLTSVMPHWKEVKSKLDGMAELYLNE